The DNA segment ATGCAGTCAGATTCACCCAAACAGTTGTGCCATCTTTGCGGAGATAACGCTTTTCTAAAGAGTAACCATTAATTTCCCTGGCTAATACTTGCTTGGCGTATACCCAATCAGCTTCCACATCATCAGGGTGGGTAATGTCGGAAAACTTCATCTGACTTAACTCTTCAGAACTATAACCGGTAATGTCACATAAAGCCTGATTATTTTGCAGAAATTGACCATCTAACGTAACTAATGTAATACCCACAGCTGCTTGATCAAACATTGCTCGGAAGCGTTCTTCACTTTCTCGCAAAGCAATTTCTACTTGCTTAGTAGCTGTTACCTCTGCCAGGATAATTCCAATGCCGACCGTTTTGCCCATGCTGTCGTAGACTGGGTAATAATTACCCAACCAATAACTATTTATTTCGGGTCTTCCCAGCGCCTCACCACTAACCTCCAAATTCAACAGAGGTTGTCCCGTCTCCAATACTTGTTGTAATTGCGCTTCAAATTGCTCTGCCATCTTGGGTAGAACATCCCGAAATTTCCGTCCCAGATGTTCCTCTATACTCAAGCCATTGACATCAGCTAATACTTGATTAATGCGGATATATCGTAATTCCTTATCCAGAAAACAGACCGCCACAGGTGCGCCTGCCAACAAGGCATCTAAAAGCGCCAAAGATTCAGCGTAATGTTTTAAAGCTTGGTGAGCATCTCGATATAGTTGAGCATTCTCTATCGCTAGGGCAGCACGATAGGCAATATCTTTGGCTAAAGTTAAGTCGGATTGATTGTAGCTACGACCCGATTCAGCACTGACAAAGGTTATACATCCCAGCACTTGCTCATGTGCTATTAAAGGTAAAAACATGAGCGATTTAATTCCTATCTGCCGCACCAAGTCCAGATGTTCCTCATTTTGCGTTGCTGCTGCTAAAAGAGAATCTGGTATGTCTGCAACTAATAAGGGTTCCCCAGTTTGTAATACTTTAGCAACTAAACTCGCGCTCCCTGATTTTGGCGCATATTCCTGAAACAACCTTGCCAATTCTGCTTTTGCTGGGTCTACATGAGCAATAGGTAAGCGGCGAATCGAGCCATCTTGGTTGATAATATCAATACTGCACCAGTCTGCTAGTTGAGGGACTGATATTTTCGCAATCTTTGCCAAAGTTTGCTCGTAATCCAAAGAACTAGAGAGTATGTTACTAGTTTGAGCAATGTACCTCAGCGCATCCTCAGCTTGCTTTCGTTCTGTAATATCAAGACCAGTTACCCCAACTCCCAGCAGTTTCCCATCTGGTAAACACACTGGATAGTAGTTAACCAAGCTACAGCGATGTACTCCCGATGGATAGGTTACACCACATACTTCTTGATTTATGAGTGGTTCCTTGGTTGCCATTACTTGTTGGAGAATAGGCTCCAGTTGTGTTGCCCATTCTGGCAATACTTCCCTCAAGGTGCGCCCAATGTGTTGACTTTGGGGTATACCGTTAATTGCTGCCAGAGCTTCATTAGTATAAACGTAACGTAGTTTTGTATCTAAAAAAGCTAGGGCTACAGGTGAGCTGGCCAGCCAAGCATTCAATAATGCCAGATATTCATCTTGTTGCTGAATAGCTTTTTGGAGTTTACGCTGTAATTTAGCCTTCTCTAGCTCTGAGCGCTTGCGTTCAGTAATGTCTACGGCTGCACAGGTAATACCCTGAATTTGACCATTAATGGTCAGGGGTTCGGCTAACAAATCATAGTAAACTACTTCTCCGTGAAAAATTACAGATACTTCCTCATGGACGGAGATATCTTTCTCTAATACTTTTTGCTTAATTGCTGTTAGTTTTTCTGCCACTGAGGTGGGGAACAATTCATTGTCTGACTTGCCAATGATTTCTTCCGCAGAGGCTACACCCCGATAATTATGAATCCATCGATACCGCAAATCCCGATCCTGTTGAAAAACCACGATATCCGAATTGCTCAACGCTAATCGAAATCGCTCCTCGCTCTGCCTAAGTTTCTGTAAATTAACTACATCTTGCTTTTTAGTATTTCTCAAGGTTTCACAGATGAAACTGAAAAACCATCCTTGTACAGCAAATAGCCCTATTCTAACTACATTATAAGTATCAATAGATAGAGTATATCTTGGGTGAAAAAAGAAGTAATTACTGAGTATTACAGATAAGAAAGTTCCTAACATTCCTGACCAAAAACCCCCATACCAAGCACTGAGCATGACAGCGCTAAAGAATAATAAAAAAGGAGTCCTGGTCATCCCTAGCCAAGGGTCTAACAATAGCATCAGCGCACAAGCCAGTGCGACAGAAAATATGACAATTCCAAAACGTAGTAATGCAGAAATAGGAATATTAGGCATGAAAATGACTTGCGACAACTAATACTTGTTGCAGAGCTTATACTTAACCTAAGCTAGTTTGCAAGTTTTAGGTACTCGTCTTCAGATAGATTATCGTATCAGATAAAAAAACTTCTTTTGGTTAGATGCTAATTTTTTCTTAATGTAGTAATAGAACAAAATTCATCATATTTGGGCAATCTCAAAAGTCACCCTCCTTATTGTTATCAAATATGAGGTTTTGTTTCAAGGAAGATCAATACTTGACGAAAATCAATTTTATATAAAACTCCTAAAGTAATTGGGCAATCTAAATTATTGCTGAGAAAGTGATAAAAAATATGCTGCAAATTCCCTTGAATTTCTCAGCCAAGCTTTAGGACTGCATCACTTAAGACTGAGTGAATACCCTGATACTAAGAGCAGTACACTAAAGTAACTGTTAACACTTATGCAGCAAGCATCTCATCCCACAGTCATCCTGGGTGGTGGCTTTGCTGGACTGTTTACGGCTCTGCACTTAAGCCAGCAAAATTACTCCTATCCAATTATTTTAATAGAACAGCGCGATCGCTTTAGCTTCAAACCATTATTGTATGAATTACTGAGCGGCGAACTGCATAGTCAACAAGTATATCCTCGTTATCAAGAGCTGTTAGCTGGTAGCAAAGTTAAGTTTGTCCAAGACACGGTGCAATCGATTGATATACATCAGCAGAGAGTTGATACCGTCTCTGGTCAAGCCTTCCACTACAGCAACTTGATATTAGCACTCGGTAGCAAAACAACTTATTTTGCTACTCCCGGAGCGGCAGAATATGCAATGCCCTTTACTTCTGGGGAACAGGCGATCGCACTCCGCCAACACTTGCGTCATAAGTTATATCAAGCCATTCAAACATCCGACTCAGAACGTCGTCGCCTACTGTTAACTGTGGCCATCATTGGTGCTGGGCCATCTGGTATTGAATTGGCCTGTACATTAGCCGATTTACTCCCCATTTGGTACGACGAGTTGGGCGGTGATGGTAGTGAAATTCATGTTGTCCTCGTCAACCGCAGTCGGGAAATTCTCAAAGGCGATGTTAATAGCCATTTGCGCTGCACTGTCGAACGCGCCATGAAAAATCGCCTCATTCCCGTGGACTTTTTATTTGATGCTGCTGTCACGAAAATTACCCCTGACGGTGTAGAGTGTCGGCGACATGGGCAAATACAGATGTTACAGGCAGGAACGATCGCTTGGACTGCTGGTACTGCACCTCATCCTTTATTAATGGAATTACCCGTTTCTCAAAATCGAGGGCGGTTACTGGTAAAACCTACATTGCAACTGTCCAATTTTCCCGAAATCTTCGCGGCGGGTGACTGTGCCACAGATAGCGATCATCCCCAACCACCCACAGCCCAAGTAGCCTATCAACAAGGAATTGCGATCGCTCAAAATCTCCAACGAATCAGCCAAAACAAACCAACCATTCCCGTACAAGTCCAACTGCGCGGCACTTTGATGAAACTAGGACTCAACGAAGGTGTTGCCAACTTATTCAACAAAGTGCAAATCAAAGGACAAGCAGGCCATTTGATTCGAGAAGGAACATATTTACAACTACTACCCAACTCTGCTCACAACCTGAAAGTTACAACCGAGTGGCTAACAGACGAATTATTTCAGCGTCACCGTGCTGTTACCCCCATGCAGCTGGGACAAACACCTTGGTTGTCTGGAGTCGCCACCACCGTAGCTGCACTAATTTTTGCCACCCCCCTAGTTTGGCGAGTAGCCCAACCTGCCCAATTTCAGCAAAACCTGAGTTGGACAGGCGTTCCCACCTTACTCAATTACCTAACACCCAGCCGCTAAATTCATGAAGAAATACCTACTCAACCTCCACACAGCCGTTACCGTCAATCGCATCACCATCGGCTTGTTCTTCTTCCTCTCCGGTATTGCCAACTACTTAAATTTCAGTGTTCCTAACGGTTTCTACCAAACAGTCATAACTCAAAAACTGCAAATAATTGGCCCTGGAATTCCCCCAGGATGGGAAGGTGTAGGGCCGCTACCTTGGTTAATAGCGGTTCCTTATGCTTGGTCGTTACCTTTAGCAGAAATCGTCCTGGGAGTCTTGTTTGCCCTCAACTATTGGGTGCGGTGGACAGGTTTATTATTAATTCTCATGACATTTAGCATCATTCTCGCATTTGGTATTGTTCCCGCAGGTAGCCTATTTCCCAATGGTGCAGAGAGCTTTAACAAAAACATTCTCTTCATGACCTTAATTTGGATGTGCATTGCCTACGATGCTTACGAACAAAAAATGAGCCGTCGTCGTAGTCAAGCAATGGCTGATTATGCTGTTACGGCTACTGACGAAGAATAGGCGAAGATGGTCATAGCAGAGGATTTTGACGGTATTCAAAATACCCGGCGGGTAACGCGGTAGCGTTCCGCCGGAAAGGCTGCGCCAACAAAATTCAAAATTAAATGTAGCCACCCACAAGGGTTGAGGTTTCTACCTACCCGGAGAAATGAATCATTGTTGAGTTGATAGAATACTTACCTTTTAGCTAGCTTTCTTGTCACAAAACCCACCATCCCCAGGATAGCTAAACTCAATCCAGAAAGCGGGGTTGGCTCTGGAACTGAGATTAAAGTTGCCGCCGTTGGCGTTGCAAAGAGGAAATCGTCAGTATTAACGAGATCAACACCATTAGCTAAATCCTCACCACCAAAAGATTGAATAGTGGTGCCATCAAAGCTAAATAGTGCATTTGTCCCGACTGTCAGTTGCACCTCAGTTACTATCGGTTGGTCAAAGAGAACTCCCAAAAACTGAGCCTCTCCTGATGCGCCAACAGGAACGAAATACTTACCAAGACTGACCTTATCGCCTTTGGTCGTTGTACCAAAGTATTCGATACTACTGCTAGCTGCATCTTCCACATCAAGGAAGATGGCACCAAAACCTCGTGTCCCAGCAGCAGTTGTTGTGCCAGGCAACACGAAGCTCTGTTCAATAAAGCGATCCTCGAACTGACCGTTATTAAAATCAAACATCACAAACGTATTTTGCGGACTAAAGGCGGGAAACTCCCCTGCTGTACCTGGATTGACACTGGCAAACCCATCGCCACTGACGGCATAAGGATCAGAAAACAGCGCACCTGCTCCCAAGAAGCGATTGACGGGAATCACCACTGTCTTCCCAGGATCAATTACTTGAGTCTCAGGGTTAGCATCAGTACCGTCGAGACGGACACCATCCCAACCAATACGGCTACCACCACCGATCGCTGTTTGAAAATCCGTGAAGGCTGTAGTTGTTGTTGCTCCCGATCCACTAAAGACGAGAGTAGATGCCTGTGCCGATTCAGCAACAGTCGTCAGTAAGCTCAATACTATGCTTCCTGCCACTGAAGCTAATATGCCATGTTTAAACATAGTTTTTGTTTCTGAAGTTGTGAGTGATTATTAGGGAAGAATGCAAAACTAAGAGGTCATCACCCAGTTAATAACTGGTAAATAGAGCAGTCATAATTAACTGGAACATCAAAGTAATATGTGGATTTATCGGATGTTTTTGAGGAAATTATGCAATCAATTGAAAAACAATTTTATTTTTTTGATTCTGTCTGTAAAGGATAATATTTCAGATTTATCCTCAATCTTTTTTAGTGGTTATACGTAAAAAGTATGTATAATATCGGGAAAATATTTAAATCATCAATCGACTCTGAAAGTAATGAATCGTACCCAAGAAGCAAACAACCTTTGTCGTTCTGATGCTATTGCATATTTACTGTTAGAAAAGCTCCATTTATTTCCTCTGAGTGCCGGCCTGTGGTCACTGGCGATTGTTGTCATGTTTGATCTGCTGACTGCAATAGCAAGCAACACTCTAACCGGATCTAGAGGATTACTTCAAGACCCCATACCCTGGATAGCAGCGATACTCATCAATCCAGTAGTAGTTGGATATTATTTGTGGAGTTTTCAAGCAATTAGCAGTGTAATTAAAAATTTGGACGAATCCAATGTAGTAATAGAAATTGATAGATTAAAGATTGAGCGTATATCTTCAACTCTCTATAACAAAAAATTTCGTAATTTACTTGCAATCATTAGTGCTATTAGTATCAGTATTTATGTATTTGTCACTCAGCCAAAATTGATAAAAAGCTGGACAAGCACAGGATTGCTACCAAATTTGAGCATCACAATCGCAACTCTGATAGTTGTATATATGGGTACGATGCTGATTCTGAATCTAATTAATAATATCCAGATTCTCCATAGTACTCTCAAAAACAAAAAGCTGAATGTGAACCCCCTTCATCCGGATCGCTGTGGCGGTCTTCGATCCCTAAGTGATTATTCACTCAAAACTGCCTACCTCATCACTCTTTTAGGTTTCTGGGTTAGCATCATTAGCTATCAAACTATCACACAAGGTAGTAAGCAAGATTACTGGTATATTTATTTTATTGTAATATTGTATATTTTTCTATCATTAGCGTGTTTTTTTGGCCCTTTACTGACTGCTCATAGAGGCATGAAAAAGGCTAAGGAGGAAGTTTTACACGAGATTGCTCATCAGTTCCAAATAGATTATTCACAAATTCATAGTAGTCTCACAGAAGATGCAGAAACACTAAAAAAAAGAACTGAAAAAGTCCGAGAACTACGTAATTTCTACACTATGACTGACGAATTCCCTATCTGGCCTTTTGATGTACAAACTTTTCGGCGGTATCTACTTAGTGTCAGTACACCCCTCCTTTCTCTCCTAGTAGGGGTGATACAAAAGTATTTGGAGATTGTGATGAAAAAATAAGAAAGACGAAAATCGATCTAGAAAATAGGGAGTAGCTTATTCCGCTTCACCTTTAGCAATATTGACTTTAGCCATAGGAATCATCCCGCATTTAAAGCTACACTAGCGATACAGTCTAGGAAAAAATTTAAGCTGTATAGTCTGCTGTATCTGCGATCGCTCCCTGCATTCTCCCTAACGCATCAATCAAGCTTTGCAATTGTTGATCTGCTTTGAGGACTGCTAAACCTCTGACGGTGACTTTACCAGGAGAGTAAACAAAGCGGGTTTTGAGATGTTCTGGTAAGTTCGCCGCCAGTAAATTCCATGCAGGTTCTTCCATTGGGGTTTCTAAAACCACGTGCTGTTTACTTTCTGGCTTGATGCGGCTAAATCCTAATTTTTTGGCTAGTTGTTTCAGTTCCATTACCCGCAAGAGTTGATTGGCGCTGACTGGTAAAGTACCATAGCGATCGCTCCACTCGGCTGCAATCTGGGTTAACTCGTCTTTGGACTTAGCAGCCGCTACCGCACGATATGCACTCATTTTTTGGTCGATGTCGGTAATGTAATCGGCGGGGATAAAGGCGGTGAGGTTGAGGTCAATTTGAGTATCGTCAACTTTGGGAATTTCTTGACCGCGAATTTCTCGAATTGATTCTTCCAACATTTCCATGTATAAATCAAACCCGATTGCTTCCATTTGACCGGATTGTTCTGCACCAAGCAAGTTACCCACCCCCCGGATTTCCATGTCGCGCATGGCTAATTGATAGCCGGAACCAAGTTGAGTAAATTCCTGAATCGCTCGTAATCGTTGCCGGGCTGCGTCAGATAACTCTCTTTGCTTGGGGTAAAATAACCAGGCGTGGGCTTGAATCCCTGCACGTCCCACCCGTCCCCGTAACTGGTAAAGTTGGGATAAACCAAAGCGGTGAGCATCTTCAATCAGGATGGTGTTGACACGGGGAATATCTAAGCCAGATTCAATAATTGTGGTACATACCAAAATATCTGCGTCACCATTGCTGAAAGTGAGCATGGTTGATTCTAACTCGCTCTCATCCATTTGCCCGTGGGCGATCGCAAATCTGGCTCCGGGAACCATCTCTCGCAAATTGGCGGTAATCTCTTCGATGCCATCAACCCGTGGAACTACATAAAATACCTGCCCACCCCGGTCAAGTTCTTGACGAATAGCGCTGCGTACACTTTCCGGGTTTCTGGGGGAAAGATGGGTTTTAATTGGTCGTCTGGTAGGGGGTGGTGTGGTGATTAAACTCATTTCCCGAATCCCAGACAAGGACATATACAAGGTGCGGGGAATGGGAGTAGCGGAGAGAGTCAATACGTCAACTTGGGTTTTCAAGGACTTAATTTTCTCCTTCTGGTTCACCCCAAATCGTTGTTCCTCATCTATGACCAACAGTCCTAAATCTTTGAAACTGACACTTTTACCTAAAAGTTGGTGCGTCCCTACCACAATATCTAACTCACCAGTCGCCAATCGCTTTTGAATATTCCGCCGTTCTTCGGCTGTGCGGAAACGATTCAGTAACCCAACATTCACAGGGTATGGGGAAAAGCGTTCTTTGAGGGTGTGGTAATGTTGCTGGGTGAGAATGGTTGTCGGTGCGAGGAGGGCGACTTGTTTACCGGAAGTCACCGCTTTGAAAATAGCGCGAATCGCCACTTCCGTTTTCCCGAAACCCACATCACCACATACTAAACGATCCATTGGGCGATCGCTTTCCATATCCCGTTTTACATCTTGGACGGCTTTTAGCTGGTCGGTTGTCGCTTGGTAGGGAAAAGAATCTTCCATTTCCTCTTGCCAAGGCATATCTTGGGGATAGGCGAAACCTTGCTGTTGCGATCGCGCTGCATATAATTTCAGCAAGTCTACTGCTAATTTTTTAATCGCCTTACGGACACGATTTTTGGTATTGTCCCAAGCTTTCCCCGTCATTTTATGCAGTTCCGGCGCTTTATCTCCCGTCGTGCGGAACCGAGACAAGGAACCTACTTGATCAGCCGCAACCCTCAACAGACCGTCAGCATACTGCACCACAATATAATCACGAGTTTCATCATTAATTGTCAGACTCTCCAGCTTGACAAACTTGCCAATCCCATGACTTCTGTGAACTACATAATCCCCTTGACGCAGCTTATTAGGGTCAACTTGCTTAGAAGCCGCCTGACGACGCTTACGGACAAAGCTCGGTGTAGCGAGGGAGTGTTGACCATAAAATTCGCGGTCGGTGATGACTACTAGGCGATAGGTAGGGAGAATAAAACCTTCCAGTTCCGCCAAACCAGAATATTTCAAAGCTACAGGGGTGTGGTTGATTTGCAGCTTGTCAATCGCTTGGTAATCGCGGGGATTGGGGATAAACTGCGCCGGACAATCGTGTTCTTGTAGTAGAGAAACAGAACGGGAAGGTTGAGCCGAAATTAACCAAATCGAGAAATTGCGATCGCGCTCTTGTCTTAATGTGTCTGCCAGTTTAGCAAATTGGTGGGGTGTCACCGGCACAGACCGACTAGCTAAATTTACCCCGCTATTTTCTTCAGATAGTTCTGATAAATATAAGGTTTTAAATCGAGTCACATCAGCCAAACATTCCTCAAAAGACCGATGAATTTTGGGCAATTGTACACTTCCCAAATCCGCTTCTCCCGTTCCCAGTGACCATTGTTCCTCTGCATTTTCCACCCAGCGATCGCTATGAGCATGACACTGTTCTGGCTCATCAATCGCAATTAAAGTATTTTCTGACAAATAATCCAAAACAGATGCAGGTCGCTCAAAAGCCAACCCCAAAAAGCGCCGGCTACCTTCTGTGAGTGTTGAGTCAGAGCTTAACTCAGAACTTAGCACTTGGTATTCAGCACTATTCTCAAGTGCAGTCGTAATAATAGGAGCAAAACTTGTAGGCGTAAGCACAATTTGCGTTATTTTGTCAAGCGCCGAACGTTGAGTATTGGGGTCAAATTCCCGGATTTGCTCAATTTCATCCCCAAACCATTCCAACCGTACCGGCAACTCTGAGGAAACTGGAAACACATCGACAATATCCCCCCGGCGGCTCCACTGTCCCTCTGTTTCCACCAGGGGAACACGCTCATATCCCAAAATAGTAATTTTCTCACTGAAGGTATCTAAATCAAATTCCAGCCCCCGCGTGAGAGTCAGGGAAAAAGGAATAAAAGCATCTGGTGGTGGTAAATGGGGTTGCAAGGCTCCAACAGTAGCAACGACGGCTATTTTATTTTGTTGACCGTTGACTGTTGACTGTTGACCGTTGACCGTTGACTGTTGACTGTTGACTGTTGACTGTTGACTGTTGACTGTTGACTGTTGACTCTTAACCAAATCAGCAAGGACTTGCATCTGACCCCAAGTCATTTCCGTTTCCGGGTCAAATGGTTCGTAGGGAGAGGCTTCTGAAGTGGGATAAAAATGTACTGTTTGCCATCCCATCGCTTCCAACTGTGCGTAAGCGCGCCCGGCTTCTTCTAAAGTGGCACAAACCACAAATAAGTTATTGCCAGAATTTTGCGCCAAAGCGGAAGTCACCAAGCCCTTTGGTAGGCGGGAAATGCCATTTAATCGCAAATCTTGCTGGCGATTGAGCTTAGAAATTAATTCAGTGGTGAGTGGCGATCGCGCCAAGGCACGCACAATAGAAGAAAAAGCCATAAGTTAGGAAGTCGTTGCAGAACAGAAAATCTAGAGGTAGCCTATGTCAACTATTTTAAAAGTGTTAAACACTCCTCTTAATATTTCTGTGGAACAATAATACTCAACAAATTGAGGAATCCATGAAAAATGCTGATTACTGAGTAAGATATTCTCTCCCCGCTCCCCTGCCTCCTCTACCTTCTTGAAAAAAAACCTACTACTTTGTGTATAGTTAAAGAATTTATGAGAAAACCTTTAATACTAGATACTAAGGATTGAGCTAAGTTCGCTCTATATAGCGGCAATTCATCATCATGTCTTCCATCACTGTTGAAATTTTAATTATTTTGGTACTAATTGTTGCTAACGGCATTTTTTCCATGTCGGAGATGGCGATCGTCTCAGCGCGGAAGGTAAGGCTACAGCAACTGGCGAATCAAGG comes from the Nostoc sp. PCC 7120 = FACHB-418 genome and includes:
- a CDS encoding PAS domain-containing protein; translation: MPNIPISALLRFGIVIFSVALACALMLLLDPWLGMTRTPFLLFFSAVMLSAWYGGFWSGMLGTFLSVILSNYFFFHPRYTLSIDTYNVVRIGLFAVQGWFFSFICETLRNTKKQDVVNLQKLRQSEERFRLALSNSDIVVFQQDRDLRYRWIHNYRGVASAEEIIGKSDNELFPTSVAEKLTAIKQKVLEKDISVHEEVSVIFHGEVVYYDLLAEPLTINGQIQGITCAAVDITERKRSELEKAKLQRKLQKAIQQQDEYLALLNAWLASSPVALAFLDTKLRYVYTNEALAAINGIPQSQHIGRTLREVLPEWATQLEPILQQVMATKEPLINQEVCGVTYPSGVHRCSLVNYYPVCLPDGKLLGVGVTGLDITERKQAEDALRYIAQTSNILSSSLDYEQTLAKIAKISVPQLADWCSIDIINQDGSIRRLPIAHVDPAKAELARLFQEYAPKSGSASLVAKVLQTGEPLLVADIPDSLLAAATQNEEHLDLVRQIGIKSLMFLPLIAHEQVLGCITFVSAESGRSYNQSDLTLAKDIAYRAALAIENAQLYRDAHQALKHYAESLALLDALLAGAPVAVCFLDKELRYIRINQVLADVNGLSIEEHLGRKFRDVLPKMAEQFEAQLQQVLETGQPLLNLEVSGEALGRPEINSYWLGNYYPVYDSMGKTVGIGIILAEVTATKQVEIALRESEERFRAMFDQAAVGITLVTLDGQFLQNNQALCDITGYSSEELSQMKFSDITHPDDVEADWVYAKQVLAREINGYSLEKRYLRKDGTTVWVNLTASAVWNEQGEPKYALGIIEDINERKQAEAAQNFLVEASTLLAASLDYEVALNNVAHLAVPTIADWCTVDILQADWSIKRVAIACIDSAKLDTIEEIRYSYPPGTKGEHPFRDKLLKGESAFYPELPNSILVEMAKDERHLQLLQNLEMRSLMVVPLYSREQIFGVISFVTSISGRQFKQTDLALAEDIARRAATAIENARLYQETQQAKQAAELAMSRMVRLQSITASLSEALTPQQVADVVVNQGLAALGASAGSVVLLTEGGTTLKIIQAIGYPESVQDAWETFPLTATVPIAETARTGEAIFLANIEEFAAKYPQIANVPSLTGNCAFACIPLIVEQQTIGVMALSFATAQKFNEEQQKFMLTLGQQCAQAIARSQLYEAEKNARAIAESTNRIKDEFLAVLSHELRTPLNPIMGWAKLLRTRTYKEETIKQGLETIERNAKLQTQLIDDLLDVSRILRGKLNLNVCLVDLRNTVQAGLETVRLAAEAKSIEIHTILSDEPVQVMGDGDRLQQVIWNLVSNAVKFTPSEGRVDVRLEQVGRDAQIQVIDTGKGITPEFLPYVFEYFRQADAKTTRVFGGLGLGLAIVHHLVELHGGTVVAESAGEDQGATFTVKLPLHKSADYQVQSAKSAVTELENQDSLLVGVQILLVDDQEDVREFFSFALEQCGASVTAVASAIEALEALARSKPDVLLSDIGMPQIDGYMLLRQIRKWSPEQGGQIPAIALTAYAGEIDQRQAIAAGFQKHIPKPADPVELAEAIAQLLRRK
- the mfd gene encoding transcription-repair coupling factor; protein product: MAFSSIVRALARSPLTTELISKLNRQQDLRLNGISRLPKGLVTSALAQNSGNNLFVVCATLEEAGRAYAQLEAMGWQTVHFYPTSEASPYEPFDPETEMTWGQMQVLADLVKSQQSTVNSQQSTVNSQQSTVNGQQSTVNGQQNKIAVVATVGALQPHLPPPDAFIPFSLTLTRGLEFDLDTFSEKITILGYERVPLVETEGQWSRRGDIVDVFPVSSELPVRLEWFGDEIEQIREFDPNTQRSALDKITQIVLTPTSFAPIITTALENSAEYQVLSSELSSDSTLTEGSRRFLGLAFERPASVLDYLSENTLIAIDEPEQCHAHSDRWVENAEEQWSLGTGEADLGSVQLPKIHRSFEECLADVTRFKTLYLSELSEENSGVNLASRSVPVTPHQFAKLADTLRQERDRNFSIWLISAQPSRSVSLLQEHDCPAQFIPNPRDYQAIDKLQINHTPVALKYSGLAELEGFILPTYRLVVITDREFYGQHSLATPSFVRKRRQAASKQVDPNKLRQGDYVVHRSHGIGKFVKLESLTINDETRDYIVVQYADGLLRVAADQVGSLSRFRTTGDKAPELHKMTGKAWDNTKNRVRKAIKKLAVDLLKLYAARSQQQGFAYPQDMPWQEEMEDSFPYQATTDQLKAVQDVKRDMESDRPMDRLVCGDVGFGKTEVAIRAIFKAVTSGKQVALLAPTTILTQQHYHTLKERFSPYPVNVGLLNRFRTAEERRNIQKRLATGELDIVVGTHQLLGKSVSFKDLGLLVIDEEQRFGVNQKEKIKSLKTQVDVLTLSATPIPRTLYMSLSGIREMSLITTPPPTRRPIKTHLSPRNPESVRSAIRQELDRGGQVFYVVPRVDGIEEITANLREMVPGARFAIAHGQMDESELESTMLTFSNGDADILVCTTIIESGLDIPRVNTILIEDAHRFGLSQLYQLRGRVGRAGIQAHAWLFYPKQRELSDAARQRLRAIQEFTQLGSGYQLAMRDMEIRGVGNLLGAEQSGQMEAIGFDLYMEMLEESIREIRGQEIPKVDDTQIDLNLTAFIPADYITDIDQKMSAYRAVAAAKSKDELTQIAAEWSDRYGTLPVSANQLLRVMELKQLAKKLGFSRIKPESKQHVVLETPMEEPAWNLLAANLPEHLKTRFVYSPGKVTVRGLAVLKADQQLQSLIDALGRMQGAIADTADYTA
- a CDS encoding NAD(P)/FAD-dependent oxidoreductase → MQQASHPTVILGGGFAGLFTALHLSQQNYSYPIILIEQRDRFSFKPLLYELLSGELHSQQVYPRYQELLAGSKVKFVQDTVQSIDIHQQRVDTVSGQAFHYSNLILALGSKTTYFATPGAAEYAMPFTSGEQAIALRQHLRHKLYQAIQTSDSERRRLLLTVAIIGAGPSGIELACTLADLLPIWYDELGGDGSEIHVVLVNRSREILKGDVNSHLRCTVERAMKNRLIPVDFLFDAAVTKITPDGVECRRHGQIQMLQAGTIAWTAGTAPHPLLMELPVSQNRGRLLVKPTLQLSNFPEIFAAGDCATDSDHPQPPTAQVAYQQGIAIAQNLQRISQNKPTIPVQVQLRGTLMKLGLNEGVANLFNKVQIKGQAGHLIREGTYLQLLPNSAHNLKVTTEWLTDELFQRHRAVTPMQLGQTPWLSGVATTVAALIFATPLVWRVAQPAQFQQNLSWTGVPTLLNYLTPSR
- a CDS encoding DoxX family membrane protein; this encodes MKKYLLNLHTAVTVNRITIGLFFFLSGIANYLNFSVPNGFYQTVITQKLQIIGPGIPPGWEGVGPLPWLIAVPYAWSLPLAEIVLGVLFALNYWVRWTGLLLILMTFSIILAFGIVPAGSLFPNGAESFNKNILFMTLIWMCIAYDAYEQKMSRRRSQAMADYAVTATDEE